The Corallococcus caeni genomic interval CGATGGACGGCCTGCTGGGCCCGTGGCGCGACCACTTCACGCAGCTGCAGGACGCGCTGGCCGCGAAGGAGCTGGACCTGGCCCGGTGGCGCGCGCTCGGCGACGATCGCGAGCGGCTGCGCGCCTCGCTGGTGGAGACGGCGCCGTACAGCTCCGCCCGCAAGGTGATGGACCTCATCAACGCGTCGGACGCGGAGCCGGACGCCAGCCAGCTCAAGGGCGTGGGCAGCCTGCTGGACTCGCTCGACTGGCTGCGCCAGAACCGCCAGACGCTGGAGGCCATCCTGCGCATGGAGGACGAAGCGGACGCCGCCCTGCGCGCCGCCGCCCGCATGACGCCCGCGGAGCTGCTCACCCGCGCGGACGGCCTCTTCGCCCCCAGCGACGGCGACGCGCGCTACTCGGTGGAGGTGCTCCGGCGCGACTACGAGTTCCGCCCGATGGACGTGTCGCGGCAGCTGCTGGACAAGGTGCTGCGCACGCTGAAGGAGACGGGCCGCACGCCGTTCGACGGCAACGCGCTCAACCCGCGCACGGGTGAGACGACGTCCGAGGTCGCCTCCGAGGGAGTGGGGGACGACGACACGGAGTTCACCAGCGGGCAGGCCCCGGTGGTGGGCCGCGTGCTGGGCAAGGCCGCCTTCGACGCGCAGCTGAGCCCCCTGGTGGACGAGTTCACGGAGCGGCTGGCCAAGTCGAGCCTGTCGCGCGAGGAGGCCGTGGAGCGCGCCACCTTCGTGCAGGGCAAGGTGCAGACGTTCGCGAAGCGCTACGGCCAGGACCTCTACGCGACCTACCGGGGCTACCGCTTCCGCACCACGCCGCGCGGCTCGCTGGCCAGCGACCTGTCCGTGCTGCTGCAGCCGTCCTCCCCGCTGGAGGCGATGCTGCGCGACGTGGCGGTCCGGGCGGGCGTGGGGCCGCTGGAGAGCGAGTACTACGCGCCGATGCGCGAGGCGGTGGCGCCCTTCAAGCCGGTGGTGCAGTTGATGACGCCGGACAAGGCCGGCGCGCTCACGGAGCTGGCGGCCTACACCACGCTGGTGTCGCAGCTTCAGCAGGAGCTGTCCGGGGTAAAGCCCGCGCCGGTGAAGCCCGCCGCGCCCAAGGACCCCGCGGCTCCGGCTGGCGCGACGGCGTCCTCGGCGGGCTCGCAGCTGGCGGAGATGCTGTCGCCGGTGGGGCGGGTGGCGCTGAGCATGCTGCTGGAGGAGGAGGACTCGTACCTGCGCCGGGTGGACGCGTGGCTGGATCAGCACGGCCTGGTGGGCGAGTTCCGGCTGCCGTTCCGCCAGCCCTTCATCGTCGTGCGCAACCGGGGCCGCGCGGAGCTGGAGCGCGTCATCGCGGAGCAGTGGACGTACCAGGCCCGCCGCACGCTGGATCCGCTGGTGAAGCGCTATCCGTTCAACCCCAGCGCGTCGCAGGAAGTGGATCCGGTGGAGCTGGAGGTGCTGCGCCGCAAGGACGGGGCCTTCTGGCAGTTCGTCACCCAGGTGCTGTCGCCGGTGGTGGAGGAGCGCGGGTCGGACTGGTCGATCCGCTATCCGCTGAAGTCGCGGCTGCTCCTGCCGCCGCGCATGCTCTCCGCGCTGGGCCAGCTGGGCCGCCTGTCAAAGCTCCTGTGGGACGACGAGGGCAAGCCGCGGCCCCTCGCGATGCAGGTGCGTCCGCTGCCGCTGCCGACGGCGCCCACGCCGGACAGCTTCGTGACGCTGTCGTACCTGAAGTGCGGCGGGGCGGCGTCGTTCGGCTTCAACCAGCGGCCGGCCTGGGGTGAGTTCCCCCTGAGCTGGTGGAGCCCGCAGCCGTCGTCCATCGGCGTGGAGCTGCGCTCGCCGTCGCGGGACGGGAAGCGCTACCGCTCCATGGAGATGTCCGAGTCGTCCTGGAACTGCTTCCGCCTGCTGGAGTCCGCGACGCTGACGGACCAGTCGAACGTGGTGTGGGTGCTGCCGGGGCGCGGGCTGGCGGCGAACGAGAAGGTGCTGGAGATCAGTTTCGGGCTGCGCGGCGAGCCTTGGGCGCCATTCCGTGGGGTGGTGCCATGAAGGGCGTGAGGCTGGCGGCGGGGCTGGTGACGGCGGTGGTGGTGGGCAGCTGCGCGGCGCCCAGCCTGACGGTGAACGTCAAGGCGCCGGCGGGCACCAACCAGGGCCGGCCGCTGTACATGCTCGTGCGCACGGTGTCGAAGACGACGATGACGGAGGGCTACGCGGACGTCGCGGCCAAGGTC includes:
- a CDS encoding type VI secretion IcmF C-terminal domain-containing protein → MGALQSILAALKAHWVLVLGIVVVLAAIGVGVTLWWRKRQRGPSLAGEQKPLASGQLLAIRKQFLSKLPWRFRASVRDFPTLVVLGPAGSGKSDLIEAEVDWERQKRQFMPSYTDDPLLKIFLGPEVVVQELAAPVLEDDSHHARRALRRLWRATFGRKHVGRVVIVLKVNWLLETSPDEVKRVTQLLRGKINLLSEVCQAPVETRLVLTHMDRLDGYADFAQLLRANGVPLQLAVPPAGREGELANALQPMEKYLALGLTSLAPDAFERLASFYALGGEAFAVLGRFVSTLVEGGSLAYPLNLQRVYLASKGKDVPPTGALAVQADQPVEQLVRDYRWTHLRRCAAIIAVGCLPVLLAYAHFYRLLLRAQDKLDAFQVTVQRLEERNQSVSGSVVESQTNDAVRAMEDLWGATRYWPPLAHSFTDEWEELRARLARSIRMSYLKPMLEKCQDQCRRCASEIPGCQPAPAFASRSTRATPLTPASRVDDGCHQETLCRPEQVLYTLGVLYASRNEDLGQFVLRSVHGAHKKQLGWTAEAFGLSLAGATDQEPNWLDAMGLAEPMIANYVIASDKPFDENVPWTRWPFSYLTMDGLLGPWRDHFTQLQDALAAKELDLARWRALGDDRERLRASLVETAPYSSARKVMDLINASDAEPDASQLKGVGSLLDSLDWLRQNRQTLEAILRMEDEADAALRAAARMTPAELLTRADGLFAPSDGDARYSVEVLRRDYEFRPMDVSRQLLDKVLRTLKETGRTPFDGNALNPRTGETTSEVASEGVGDDDTEFTSGQAPVVGRVLGKAAFDAQLSPLVDEFTERLAKSSLSREEAVERATFVQGKVQTFAKRYGQDLYATYRGYRFRTTPRGSLASDLSVLLQPSSPLEAMLRDVAVRAGVGPLESEYYAPMREAVAPFKPVVQLMTPDKAGALTELAAYTTLVSQLQQELSGVKPAPVKPAAPKDPAAPAGATASSAGSQLAEMLSPVGRVALSMLLEEEDSYLRRVDAWLDQHGLVGEFRLPFRQPFIVVRNRGRAELERVIAEQWTYQARRTLDPLVKRYPFNPSASQEVDPVELEVLRRKDGAFWQFVTQVLSPVVEERGSDWSIRYPLKSRLLLPPRMLSALGQLGRLSKLLWDDEGKPRPLAMQVRPLPLPTAPTPDSFVTLSYLKCGGAASFGFNQRPAWGEFPLSWWSPQPSSIGVELRSPSRDGKRYRSMEMSESSWNCFRLLESATLTDQSNVVWVLPGRGLAANEKVLEISFGLRGEPWAPFRGVVP